DNA from Ananas comosus cultivar F153 linkage group 12, ASM154086v1, whole genome shotgun sequence:
tacacatatatggtGATCTGGTACACCAGATGCAACCAATAATTTCAGGTCCGCGTATATAACTTTGATTGCACTTATTGGATTCACATAGCCCATAATTTCTCCATTATTTTGTTACACTTGCCAATGAAGCGACTATAAAATTCCTTCTTTAATGCACAAAATCGAAGTTGAATCTTAATAGCCAAGATccatttataaattaattaaagtatataAATCCGGACCCAAAATTATAATTCATCATATGATGTAGGAACAGTATACTATCCTcctcttttaatatttataattttttttatttaacaaatCCTATACATATAGTGCTTACCCTGGGAGCGCGTTTGGACCGTATTATATTGTcaagattataaaaaaaatttgctaaaaattattatatttgattcaTCAAATCTATAATCTgataaataatatagaattacAAATAATGCATGACTATTTCAAAAGTTGAGATAAATATCTCCTATTATTGGTATCGGATAATCTTAcatgatatataaaatatccTGTCTCGTATTATATAATTGGAATTAAATGCGCTGTATGTACGTATGTATGCATGCATAGACGTACATTACCCCATCAAACGAACTTAACCGCAATGGGGGTCTTGACCACACGATTCCCGGAGACCCACTCGATCTTCCCCGCCGCGTACTTGGGCGGCACGAAGCCCGAGGGAGGGCTGATCACCGTTAGAGTAACGTCGAAGCTCGCCTCCTCGTACAGCCTCGAAAAGCGTAGCTGGTGTGTTGACAAGTCAACCCTCATCAGCTGCGGCGCCGTGATCCGCGCCGTGTACACCGACCTCGGATCCCCGACGTTCGTCACCGTGCGGCTCACCGTCACCGTGGACCTCACCCTCCTCGGCAGCGACACCTGTATCGACGGGTAGTTCATCGCCGACGCAGGTATCCAATTCACGGCCGAGCACGTCACCGGCCTGTTGTACAGCATTTGCAGTTCCCAGTCGGCGTACCCAAGCCCGCATAAATAGCCGACATAGTCGTCGGGCTGGATGTCGTACACGAGCCCGGGATCCATAGCCCTCACGGGGTCGACGTGTCCGGCGCCAGTTGCGAATATGCTTGCTGTGCGGTTCAATTTCTCGTCGGCGATCGGATTCCCGTTGAGGTCGACGTCCTTTGCCGATGTTATAACTGCCGAGTTTACGTAAGCTGGCGGCCACGTTGGGTGTTTTTTCTTGATCAGCGCGGTAATGCCGGCCACGTGAGGGGTCGCCATCGACGTGCCGCTCTCGAAATTGAATGTCCATACGGTAAGCCCGGAGGGATTGGGTCCGACTGCGAACGGCCATGCCGCGAGGATGTTCGAACCAGGGGCGAGTACGTCGGGCTTTAAAATCCCACCGTTCGAGGGTGGCGGCCCACGGGAGGAGAAGGCGACCACCGCCGGCGATGGCCGGTTGCCGTACGTCGTCTTGTGGAAGACGATCGACGCATTGGCAGCACTAACGCCTGAAGAATTTAGCAGCGAGTAGTAATAGGAGGTAAGTTGTAGCCTACCGTAGTGGGTCAAGTACACCGCCGGAAGAACGTGCGCGTCCGCAAATGTCGTGAAACCCAGATACTGCGGGTTCAGCAGAACCATCGCCGCCCCGCCGGCCGCGTACACTACCTCGCCTTTCTCGACGTTGGTATTGTTGCCAAGGTGGCACAGCACTATCTTCTGCCGTACATCAATGTAGTCCAGCGACCCCTTCAAGCATAACATTGCATCGTAGCCGGCGATCGCCCCCGGGTACACGATCGGCAGCACTCTCGACTGGTTGAATGAGCTCGGCTGGTATGCTGTCTCGCCCTCTAGCTCCTCTCCGTTCCCCAGCTTCACAATCGCtctacacctccgatcggtagATGCTGCCCCGACAGTCAGGACCTATATATCAAACTAAAGTATTAAACACTATCTTCTCGCGACTTAAATTTTTACGAGTCATTCTATGTTTTATTGAGAAAATAGGAGGTTTTGAGCCCAGTTCAGTACCCATGGCGCGTCATGTGCCAAAGTGTTCTCAGCCGGTCCTTCGTTCCCAGCAGCGGCGACAGCGATAATCCCATGCGACAAAGCTGCCAGCGACCCCTGGGCTATGCCGTCATAGTAATACCTATACGTCGCATTGCCGCCAATGGACATGGAGATGATGTCAACACCGTCGTATATTGCCTGGTCAATCGCGGCGAGGGTGTTGCTGGTGGCGCAGCCGTTTTCAAAGCACACCTTGTAGATGGCGAGGTGCGCCCGCGGCGCCATCCCCGTGGCGGTGCCGAAGGCGCGTCCGAGGACGTTGGCGTTGTCGAGGGAGTTCCCGGCGGCGGTGCTGGCAACGTGGGTGCCGTGCCCGTCGGTGTCGAGCGCCGTGGCGTCCACGGAATTGTTGAACCCGCGCGCGGCGATGATCTTGTTGTTGCACCAGACCCCGCTCGCCAAGGAGCAGTTTCCTCGCCAGttgggcgggggcggcggcatCCCGGCGGGGTCGAACGAGGGGTGCGTCGGGTGGATCCCCGTGTCCAGGATCCCGATCACGACGCCCTGCCCGAAGCCCGCGCTCGCCCACGCGGCGCTGTTCTGTTGGGTGAGGCCCATGAACTCGGGGGTGTACGTGGTGAGGAGCGGGTGGACCTGGTCCACGCGCGCGTGGACGAACCCGGGCTTCGACTCCATGTCGGCGACCTCGGCCGGCGTCAGCCGCGCCGCGAACCCGCTCATGACGTCACGGTAGGAGTAGATGAGACGGGGCGCGCCCGAATCCAAAGTCGGCGTCGGCAGAAACGACTCGTGGTAGCTGCGTAATTCGTGGGCGCCAAAGGAGTCGGCGCCGAGTGGCTTGTCCACGTTGACGATGTACGTTTGGAGCACGTTGGAGTCGGCGTTGGGTTCGTTCACTATGGGGAATAGCTGTGCGTGGACAATAGCAACAATaggaaggagagaagagaaTGCGGTGAGGAGAGCAAGCCGTTGCCGACTCTTCATTTTTGCGCGGGACCGAACGATAACAATGCtcggagaagaggaagaagaagagggtgaGCATGTGGGATACGGTTCTCCACAGGTagaagagatatatatatataaatatactcgGCATAGATCGATGCACACGGGCTAGAACAAGGAAGAGGGAAAGTGCCTGTATTAATTATATGTGAATTAAGAAGTGAATTATAGGTAAATTATGGGGAGCATGCAAGGAGCGTTTGCCTTATGTTTATCGTGAGCAACCATGATGAAATTAATCATAGCTGGGAATACAAGGGGCATACAGTGAAGTGATAGAACAGTCACTTTCATTATTTataacaaaaagcaaaaaatctaGTCTCTGggtacgaaaaaaaaaagtaacataattaatatttatcgtCCATGGCCGAAAATAGAACAGTAATTATCATTGTAATCCAAACAGAATGGGAAAGCTGACTCTTTTATAAAATTCTAACTCTGAATTGAAATACATCTCATAATTTCTCTCATCCATTgccttaatttaaaaataaagggtatatatatatatatatatatatatatatttgaaagtaaagctatctctctctcaaaaaaaaaaagaaaaagtaaagctgaattaaattagaaatataaaatttattaccaTTAGCAACAGTTTTAAGTTAACTAAATAGGATAGAGCAAACTTGTACACTCCAAAAAGACATGTACGTAGATCTTACATCCTCCATCCGATTGCCAAAATTAGCACTTTGTAAGATTCCAGATGTATAATATAACAATCTCAACCTTTTTTAACTTCTTAtctttttcaaccttttttaACTTCTTATCTTTTTCGTTAAAACTCAAAAGGCTCCTCTAAGTGCTACCAAGCCAAAATTACATAATATCAAATTTGGTTATCGCAAAAGACTTGATAAGCAAATTCGCAAATTCCTGAAGTGTTAATCTTATTCTTTTCCGGTAACACTTTTTGTCAATCATGttgcatcaaatcaaataatatagaaaagatCTTGAACAACCAAATAAATAATTCAACTTTGGATACTACTTTGTtacagaaatataaaaaaaatctagttcatcgaatacaaaaaattaacaaaaaataaattagaaaataaaaaaaatgtataaatatttatatgattCCACAATTGATTAATTACACCGACAAAACTGGAACgaaaaattttattgttatcGAAAATGGAGTACTTGTACCTCtctgggctttttttgcaaatagccctgtccaaaatttatttgcaaaaatggtcctggccctgccacgccagcgccacgtcagcgccacgcggacAGGGCCTGGGCCAGGTattcaagttgaacacggtgattcgttcaccgtgtctaaacacggtgaaccaatcaccgtgttcaataggAATGCGGCGGTCGGTATttctattgaacacggtgaatggttcatcatGTCTAGACATGGTAATTGGTTCACCATGTTTGATAGAAATATCGCAAAAATGGGTATGGTATttctattggacacggtgaactattcaccgtgtctacacacggtgaaccattcaccgtgttctcttACACACCACCGTGTTctcttacacacacacacacacccacccactcccccccccccccccacccacGAACTCTGTCTCGATCTCTGTCTCTAAATGCAATTCTGATGGGCACGGAATTGGGTTCATCCGTGTCTGAGCAAACCCTCACTGACACGGTGAAACCATTCACGTGTTCTGCTTTGATAACCCGCCCGCCCCCCCACCACCCCCCCCCCGAAAACGCTGTCATGATACTCTCTccatactctctctcttcttctccttaaGAGGGTTACAGGGAATGGTTTTGGGAATGGTGCGTATGTGAATTATTGCCActtctctctctcgatctctctctctctctcgctctcttcctcttgctctctctctctctctggccgaatcaccgtgtttagacatggtgaacgaatcaccgtgtctaatgcAAGCTAAAATCCTGGGCGGGGCGTGAGTAACACTGtgacacggtgattggttcaccgtgtttagacacggtaaacgaatcaccgtgttcaacttgaatACCTGACCCAggtcctgcccgcgtggcgctgacatggcgctggcgtggcagggtcagagccatttttgcaaataaattttagacaggactatttttgtaaataaaatttgttagagggctatttgcaaaaaaagcccaccTCTATGGACCCAAGCCGAAAATATATCTGATGCGCATGGACTTTGTCATACGGCATCTATGCCACGGCTGTACAATTAATTCCTTTTTTAATGCACAAAATGGAAGTTGCATCTTAATAGCCATGGtccatttattaattaattgaagtATATAAATCCGGACCCAAAATCCTATTTAGTGCTGATCCGATTGGTCTGGATTATATTGTCaggattatatataattctatcAAGATTACTTATTCAACCAATCTGTAATCTGATTACAAATGATGCATGACTATTCCAAAAGTGAAGGTAAATATCTTGTATTACTGATGTGGAACAATATTAcatgatatataaaatatccCGTCGTATTATACAATTCGAAATCAAATGCGCCCGCACgtgtatgtatgcatgcataGACGTACATTACCAAATCAAGCGAACTTAACCGCAATGGGGGTCTTGACCACACGATTCCCGGAGACCCACTCGATCTTCCCCGCCGCGTACTTGGGCGGCACGAAGCCCGAGGGAGGCCTGATCACCGTTAGAGCAACGTCGAAGCTCGCCTCCTCGTACAGCCTCGAAAAGCGCAGCCGGTATGTCGACAAGTCAACCCTCATCAGCTGCGGCGCCGTGATCCTCGCCGTGTACACCGACCTCGGATCCCCGACATTCGTCACTGTGCGGCTCACCGTCACCGTGGACCCCACCATGCTCGGCAGCGACACCTGTATCGATGGGTAGTTCATCGCCGACGCCTGTATCCAACTCACGGCCGAGCACGTCACCGGCCTGTTGTACAGCATTTGCAGTTCCCAGTCGGCGTACCCAAGCCCGCATAAATAGCCAACATAGTCGTCGGGCCGGATGTCGTACACGAGCCCGGGATCCATAGCCCTCACGGGGTCGACGTGTCCGGCGCCGGTCGCGAATATGCTCGCCTTGCCGTTCGATAGCTCGTCGGCGATCGGATTCCCGTCGATGTCGACGTCCTTAGCCGACGTTATAATTGCCGAGTTTGCGTAAGCTGGCGGCCACGTTGGGTGTTTTCTCTTGATCAGCGCTGCAATGCCGGCCACGTGAGGGGTCGCCATCGACGTGCCACTCTCGAAGTTGAATGTCCATACGGTGAGCCCCGAGGGATTGGGTCCAACTGCGAACGGCCATGCCGCGAGGATGTTTGAACCTGGGGCGAGCACGTCGGGCTTTAAAATCCCACCGTTCGACGGTGGCGGCCCACGGGAGGAGAAGGCGACCACCGCGGGAGATGGGCGGTTGCCGTACGTCGTCCGGTGGAAGACGATCGACGCATGGGCAGCACTAACGCCTGAAGAATTTAGCAGCGAGTAGTAATAGTTTAGAAGTTGTACCCTACCAAAGTGGCTCAAGTGCACCGCCGGAAGAACGTGCGGGTCAGCAGGCGTCGTGAAGCCCCGCGAAGGCGGATTCAGCAGTACCATGGCCGCCCCGCCAGCCGCGTACACCACCTCACCCTTCTCAACGTTGGTATTCCCGCCAAGGTGGCACAGCACTATCTTCTGCCGCACATCGATGTGGTCCAGCGACCCCTTCAAGCATACCGATGCATTCTTCCAGACGATTGCCCCCGGGTACACGATCGGCAGCATTCTCGACTGGTTGAATGAGCTCGGCTGGTATGCTGTCTCGCCCTCTAGCTCCTCTCCGTTCCCCAGCTTCACAATCGCTTTACACCTCCGGTCGGTAGATGATGCCCCGACAGTCAGGACCTATTAAACTAAAGTAtattaaacactattttctagCGCGACTTAAATTTTTAGGAGTCATACTTTGTTTTATTGAAAAACAGGATATTCTGAGCCCAAATCAATACCCATGGCGCGTCGTGTGCCAACGTGTTCTCAGCCGGTCCTTCGTTCCCAGCAGCGGCCACAGCGATAATCCCATGCGACACCGCGGCCAGCGACCCCTGCGCCACGCCGTCGTAGTAATACCTATACGTCGCATTGCCGCCGATGGACATGGAGATGATGTCGACGCCGTCGTAGATCGCCTGGTCGATCGCAGCGAGCGTGTCGCTGGCGGCGCAGCCGTCTTCGAAGCACACCTTGTAGATGGCGAGGTGCGCCAGCGGCGCCATACCCACGGCGGTGCCGAAGGCGCGTCCGAGGACGTTGGCGTTGTCGAGGGAGTTCCCAGCGGCGGTGCTGGCAACGTGGGTGCCGTGCCCGTCGGTGTCGAGCGCCGTGGCGTCTACGGACGCATTGAACCCGCGCGCGGCAATGATCTTGTTGTTGCACCAGACCCCGCTCGCCAAGGAGCAGTTTCCTCGCCAaatgggcggcggcggcggcatcccGGCGGGGTCGAACGAGGGGTGCGTCGGGTGGATCCCCGTGTCCAGGATCCCGATCACCACGCCCTGCCCGAAGCCCGCGCTCGCCCACGCGGCGCTGTTCTGTTGGGTGAGGCCCATGAACTGGGGGGTGTAGGTGGTGAGGAGCGGGTGGACCTGGTCCACGCGCGCGTGGACGAACCCGGGCTTCGACTCCATGGCGGCGACCTCGGCCGGCGTCAGCCGCGCCGCGAACCCGCTCATGACGTCACGGTAGGAGTAGATGAGGCGGGGCGCGCCCGAGTCCAAAGTCGGCGTCGGCAGAAACGACTCGTGGTAGCTGCGTAATTCGTGGGCGCCAAAGGAGTCGGCGCCGAGTGGCTTGTCCACGTTGACGATGTACGTTTGGAGCTCGTTGGAGTCGGCGTTGGGTTCGTTCACTATGGGGAGTAGCTGTGCGTGGACAATAGCAACAATaggaaggagagaagagaaTACGGTGAGGAGAGCAAGCCGTTGCCGACTCTTCATTTTTGCGCGGGAAGGAACGATGATAATGCtcggaaaagaggaagaagaagagggtgaGCATGTGGCCTACGGTTCTCCACAGGGAGCagagatctatatatatatatatactcggcATAGATCGATGCACACGGGCTAGAACAAGGAAGAGGGAAAGTGCctgtattaattattatatgtgAATTAAGAAGTGAATTATAGGTAAATTATGGGAGCGTTTGCATTATGTTTATCGTGAGCAATCATGATCACGAAATCATAGATGGGAATACAAGGGGGAATACAGTACGTAATAGGACATCCACTTTCATTataacaaaaagcaaaaaatctaGTCGCTgtatatggaaaaaaaaaaagtaacataaTATTTATCGTCCACAGCTAGCTAGCCAAAAATAGAACAGTAACGATCATTATAATACAAACAGAATAGAAAAGGTGACTCTTTTATAGAATTCAAACTCTGAAATGCATCTCATAATCTCTCTCATCCATTgccttaatttaaaaaataaaaggtatatatatatatatatatatatatatatatatataacaatacaTNTATAgtaactctactatatatatatatatatatatatatatatatatatatatatatatatatatatatatatatatatatatatatatatataacaatacat
Protein-coding regions in this window:
- the LOC109718324 gene encoding subtilisin-like protease SBT1.5 is translated as MKSRQRLALLTVFSSLLPIVAIVHAQLLPIVNEPNADSNELQTYIVNVDKPLGADSFGAHELRSYHESFLPTPTLDSGAPRLIYSYRDVMSGFAARLTPAEVAAMESKPGFVHARVDQVHPLLTTYTPQFMGLTQQNSAAWASAGFGQGVVIGILDTGIHPTHPSFDPAGMPPPPPIWRGNCSLASGVWCNNKIIAARGFNASVDATALDTDGHGTHVASTAAGNSLDNANVLGRAFGTAVGMAPLAHLAIYKVCFEDGCAASDTLAAIDQAIYDGVDIISMSIGGNATYRYYYDGVAQGSLAAVSHGIIAVAAAGNEGPAENTLAHDAPWVLTVGASSTDRRCKAIVKLGNGEELEGETAYQPSSFNQSRMLPIVYPGAIVWKNASVCLKGSLDHIDVRQKIVLCHLGGNTNVEKGEVVYAAGGAAMVLLNPPSRGFTTPADPHVLPAVHLSHFGRVQLLNYYYSLLNSSGVSAAHASIVFHRTTYGNRPSPAVVAFSSRGPPPSNGGILKPDVLAPGSNILAAWPFAVGPNPSGLTVWTFNFESGTSMATPHVAGIAALIKRKHPTWPPAYANSAIITSAKDVDIDGNPIADELSNGKASIFATGAGHVDPVRAMDPGLVYDIRPDDYVGYLCGLGYADWELQMLYNRPVTCSAVSWIQASAMNYPSIQVSLPSMVGSTVTVSRTVTNVGDPRSVYTARITAPQLMRVDLSTYRLRFSRLYEEASFDVALTVIRPPSGFVPPKYAAGKIEWVSGNRVVKTPIAVKFA
- the LOC109718323 gene encoding subtilisin-like protease SBT1.5 produces the protein MKSRQRLALLTAFSSLLPIVAIVHAQLFPIVNEPNADSNVLQTYIVNVDKPLGADSFGAHELRSYHESFLPTPTLDSGAPRLIYSYRDVMSGFAARLTPAEVADMESKPGFVHARVDQVHPLLTTYTPEFMGLTQQNSAAWASAGFGQGVVIGILDTGIHPTHPSFDPAGMPPPPPNWRGNCSLASGVWCNNKIIAARGFNNSVDATALDTDGHGTHVASTAAGNSLDNANVLGRAFGTATGMAPRAHLAIYKVCFENGCATSNTLAAIDQAIYDGVDIISMSIGGNATYRYYYDGIAQGSLAALSHGIIAVAAAGNEGPAENTLAHDAPWVLTVGAASTDRRCRAIVKLGNGEELEGETAYQPSSFNQSRVLPIVYPGAIAGYDAMLCLKGSLDYIDVRQKIVLCHLGNNTNVEKGEVVYAAGGAAMVLLNPQYLGFTTFADAHVLPAVYLTHYGRLQLTSYYYSLLNSSGVSAANASIVFHKTTYGNRPSPAVVAFSSRGPPPSNGGILKPDVLAPGSNILAAWPFAVGPNPSGLTVWTFNFESGTSMATPHVAGITALIKKKHPTWPPAYVNSAVITSAKDVDLNGNPIADEKLNRTASIFATGAGHVDPVRAMDPGLVYDIQPDDYVGYLCGLGYADWELQMLYNRPVTCSAVNWIPASAMNYPSIQVSLPRRVRSTVTVSRTVTNVGDPRSVYTARITAPQLMRVDLSTHQLRFSRLYEEASFDVTLTVISPPSGFVPPKYAAGKIEWVSGNRVVKTPIAVKFV